Proteins from a genomic interval of Thermoanaerobacterium thermosaccharolyticum DSM 571:
- a CDS encoding glycosyl hydrolase family 18 protein — protein MKSTKKIFSFCLMLVIVITSISMAGCKSSVKKPLTAKKSLNVVGFYMDSPGYDNSYNSLVKYAKYMDTLSPLWLTVQGDGTVKDSTNPKALSFAKKNGLKVIPLVNVADSKDSVLTDSKVKTETMNELISLLRKHGFDGYNIDFEFIPHGTKNYVQDKDYLTAFMGTFRMMMKKEGKILDMSVIPHYQVSPEISGIYDYHKLAPLVDHVTLMTYDRHNASSPPGPVSPEQWVETNVKDALNEGFKPSQICLGVATYGYDWPANKSGGFSVPTKAILQNAQQKGVNIQWSDTYQEPYYTYYDSTYGVTRQVWFENSTTMGEKIDVAKKYGIHGICIWRIGFETPSFWDTISKKIGAK, from the coding sequence ATGAAAAGTACCAAGAAGATTTTTTCATTCTGTTTGATGCTTGTCATTGTGATTACATCCATTTCAATGGCAGGATGTAAAAGCTCTGTAAAAAAGCCGCTTACTGCAAAGAAAAGTTTAAATGTTGTAGGATTTTATATGGATTCGCCAGGTTACGATAATTCATACAATTCACTTGTTAAATATGCGAAATACATGGACACTTTGTCACCATTATGGCTAACTGTTCAAGGCGATGGTACAGTGAAAGATTCCACTAATCCAAAGGCGCTAAGCTTTGCTAAGAAAAATGGGCTAAAAGTGATACCACTTGTAAACGTGGCTGACAGCAAAGACTCCGTGTTGACTGATTCGAAAGTTAAGACTGAGACAATGAATGAGCTTATAAGCCTATTGAGAAAGCATGGTTTCGACGGATATAATATAGATTTTGAATTCATACCTCATGGAACAAAAAACTATGTTCAGGATAAAGATTATCTTACAGCATTTATGGGCACTTTTAGAATGATGATGAAAAAAGAAGGGAAAATTCTGGATATGTCTGTAATACCGCACTATCAGGTTTCACCTGAGATATCAGGAATATATGATTACCATAAGTTAGCTCCACTAGTGGATCATGTGACATTGATGACTTATGATAGGCATAATGCGTCGTCACCACCGGGGCCGGTGTCGCCTGAACAGTGGGTTGAAACCAATGTTAAGGATGCTTTGAATGAGGGGTTTAAACCAAGTCAGATATGCCTCGGTGTTGCAACGTATGGCTATGACTGGCCTGCTAATAAGTCAGGAGGCTTTTCTGTGCCAACTAAAGCAATACTTCAAAATGCTCAACAAAAGGGTGTAAATATACAGTGGAGCGACACTTACCAAGAACCATACTACACATACTACGATAGTACTTATGGTGTAACGAGGCAAGTGTGGTTTGAAAACTCTACTACTATGGGAGAAAAAATCGATGTTGCAAAAAAATACGGAATACATGGAATA
- a CDS encoding ComEC/Rec2 family competence protein, with translation MLKKFFIVFLIFTLLFSIAGCSSTNNQGTNITAPAGSAADSNLSESQNTASANKAGLLKVHFIDVGQGDSIFIQSPTGETMLIDAGVPQMGNKVVNYLKNLGVKKIDILVGTHPHEDHIGGMDYVINDFDIGKFYMPKVTTNTKTFEYVLNAAKNKGLKIDVAKAGVSLDLGTSLTAVMIAPNGTKYDDLNEYSAVIKLTYGDTSFLFTGDAGAESEKEMINQGYDLKSDVLKIGHHGSYTSTTTAFLNAVDPEYAVISSGKGNDYGHPHSVTLKKLKVRNIPVYRTDECGTIVATSDGHKISFNVKPGDYVPGQRN, from the coding sequence TTTTACTTTACTTTTTTCTATTGCTGGATGCTCTTCGACAAATAATCAAGGCACCAATATTACTGCACCGGCAGGCAGTGCGGCGGATTCAAATCTAAGTGAATCGCAAAATACTGCAAGTGCAAATAAGGCCGGGCTGTTAAAAGTTCACTTTATAGACGTAGGACAAGGTGATAGTATTTTTATACAATCACCTACTGGAGAAACTATGTTAATAGATGCTGGAGTACCCCAGATGGGCAATAAAGTCGTCAATTATTTGAAAAATTTAGGAGTAAAAAAAATTGATATTCTAGTAGGAACACATCCGCATGAGGACCATATTGGTGGTATGGATTACGTAATAAATGATTTTGATATTGGCAAATTTTACATGCCGAAAGTGACGACAAATACAAAGACATTTGAGTATGTATTGAATGCGGCAAAAAATAAAGGATTAAAGATAGACGTGGCAAAAGCGGGAGTTTCACTTGACTTAGGTACTTCTTTGACTGCAGTGATGATTGCACCGAACGGCACAAAATATGATGATCTCAATGAATACAGTGCTGTAATCAAATTAACCTACGGCGATACATCCTTTTTGTTTACAGGGGATGCTGGAGCTGAATCAGAAAAAGAAATGATTAATCAAGGATACGACTTAAAGTCTGATGTCCTTAAAATTGGCCATCATGGAAGCTATACGTCGACCACAACTGCCTTTTTAAATGCTGTTGATCCAGAGTATGCTGTCATTTCAAGCGGCAAAGGAAATGACTACGGTCATCCACATAGTGTGACATTAAAAAAGCTTAAAGTAAGGAATATACCTGTATATAGGACAGATGAATGTGGAACAATTGTTGCAACAAGCGATGGACATAAGATATCATTTAATGTCAAACCGGGAGATTATGTGCCAGGGCAAAGAAACTAA